The segment GCGAGGGCCGGATCGAGACCGACTTCGGGCCGATGGCCTACGAGCGCGGCGACTACCTGGTGATCCCGCGGGGCACCACCTACCGGCTGGCGCCCTCGGCCGAGACGGCGATGCTGGTGATCGAATCCGCCGACGAGGTGGAGATCCCGCCCCGCGGCGTCCTCGGCAACCACGCCCTCTTCGACACCGACGTGATCGAGGTCCCCGAGCCGCAGCCGCCCGAGGAGGAAGCAGGGCGCACCGAGTGGCAGGTGAAGGTGCAGCGGCAGGGGCGGATCTCGACGATCACCTACCCCTTCCACCCGCTCGACACCGTGGGATGGAAGGGCGACCTCGCCGTGTGGCGGCTCAACGTCCGCGACATCCGGCCGGTGATGAGCGAGCGCTACCACCTGCCCCCCACCGCCCACGTCACCTTCCTGATGAAGAGCGTGGTGGTCTGCACCTTCCTGCCCCGCGGCCTCGAGACCGGCGATCCGGGGGCGCTCCGGGTGCCCTTCTTCCACAACAACATCGATTTCGACGAGGTGATCTTCTACCACGCCGGCGACTTCTTCAGCCGCGCCGGGGTCGGCCCCGGGATGGTCACCTTCCACCCGCAGGGGATCCACCACGGTCCGCAGCCCGGCGCCGTCGCCGCCTCGAAGACGAAGGAGCGGACGGACGAGGAGGCGGTGATGATCGACAGCCGCCGCCCCCTGGAGCTCACCCCAGCAGCGCAGTCGATTTCGTTCCCGGACTACTGGAAGTCCTGGATGGCAGCGAAGTGAACGCGAGGAGAGAAACGGAGATGAACGGCAATCCCCTGGGCATGCGCGGCCTCGCCTTCGTCGAATACGCGAGCGCCGCCCCCGAGAAACTCGGCGCGCTCTTCGCCGACATGGGCTTCGTTCGCATCGGCAGGCACCGCTCCCTCGCGGTGGACCACTACCGGCAGAACGGCATCCACTTCTTCGTGAACCACGAGCCGGGCACCCACGCCGCGGCGTTCACCGCGGCGCACGGCCCCTGCGTCTGCAGCCTGGGCCTGCTCTTCGAGGACGCGCAGGCGGCCTTCGACGAGGCGGTACGGCGGGGCGCCAAGCCCTTCCAGGGCAAGGGCACCTTCGACGTGCCGGCGATCCACGGCATCGGCGACGCGGTGCTCTACTTCGTCGAGGCGAGCGGCCCCCGCAGCTTCCAGGCCCATTTCGAGTCGGACTGGAACGCCGACGTGCGCGGGGTGGGTTTCCTCGCCATCGACCACCTGACCAACAACGTGCACCGCGGCACGCTGGGGGAATGGCAGCGCTTCTACCAGGAGATCTTCGGCTTCACCGAGGTGCGCCACTTCGACATCCGCGGCGAGGAGACCGGCCTCTTCTCCTACGCGCTGCGATCGCCGGACGGCTCCTTCTGCATCCCGATCAACGAGGGCAAGGAGGAGAAGTCGCAGATCGACGAATACCTGCGCGAGTACAAGGGGCCCGGCGTGCAGCACATCGCGCTGACCACCGAGGACATCCTCGGCACCCTCGACCGCATCGGCGGCAAGGTGGTGACCCTGGACATCGACGACGAGTATTACGCCACGGTCTTCGACCGGGTGCACGGCGTCACCGAGGATCCGGAGCGGATCCGGCAGCACCAGGTCCTCGTCGACGGCGACGACGCGGGCTACCTGCTCCAGATCTTCAGCCAGAACGTGATCGGGCCGATCTTCTTCGAATTCATCCAGCGCCGGAACCACCAGGCCTTCGGCGAGGGGAATTTCGGCGCCCTCTTCCGCTCGATCGAGCGGGACCAGAAGCGCCGCGGCGTGCTCTGACCGGCGCGCCGTTCGACCTGGCCCCGTCGCCCCAAAGGCGGCGGGGCTTTTTTCGATCTATCCCCCGATGCGCCGCAGCACGAGGAAGAGCACCGGGCCGAGAAAGAGCAGATCGAGCGCCGCCGCCACCGCCGCCTGGCGGCGGCCCTTCGATGACGCGGGAAGCCGCGCCCGGGCGAAGCGGACGAGGAGCGCCGCCGAGTAGAGGTGGAGGACGAAGGGGAGGAAGCAGCCGGCAAGCGCCGCCACCAGCGCCCGCCGCGCGATCGCGTCGGTGGCCAGGGTCGCCTCGTCCCGCAAGTCCTCGAGGACCTCCCGATCGAGCCACCGCTCCTCCCGCTCCCAGGCGTCTTCCTCCAGCCCTTCGATTTCGTCCTCCCAGCCCTCCGGCGCCCCGAGGTTGGAGAGGATCTCCAGCGCCCGCGCCTCCTCGCCTGCTGGCACCTGGAGCCGGACCCCGCCCACCGCACCCGAGAGGTAGTCGCCTGCGGCGCCGACGAGCTGGGTGTCGAGGAGCTGCACCGGGATCTCGTGGGCCTCGAGCGCCCCCCGGGCCATCTCCGCCTCGAGGACCGTGGGGAAGCGGACCAGGGTCGCCCAGCGAATCGTCTGCTCCATACGCTGCCTCCTCGAAGCCGGATCCCACCCTGCCACCGAAGCCCGCGCCCTGGCCAGCCCGCCCCTTT is part of the Vulgatibacter sp. genome and harbors:
- a CDS encoding homogentisate 1,2-dioxygenase, translated to MHWIKGRVTRQAHVDIPEGTVEEEFGRRGFFGRVSHLYRTHAPVGWTKLEGDLRPHAFQTLELPGLSGDWLEGRVAFLGNADVTLHLAKLHTPMPYFFRNADADEILFVHRGEGRIETDFGPMAYERGDYLVIPRGTTYRLAPSAETAMLVIESADEVEIPPRGVLGNHALFDTDVIEVPEPQPPEEEAGRTEWQVKVQRQGRISTITYPFHPLDTVGWKGDLAVWRLNVRDIRPVMSERYHLPPTAHVTFLMKSVVVCTFLPRGLETGDPGALRVPFFHNNIDFDEVIFYHAGDFFSRAGVGPGMVTFHPQGIHHGPQPGAVAASKTKERTDEEAVMIDSRRPLELTPAAQSISFPDYWKSWMAAK
- the hppD gene encoding 4-hydroxyphenylpyruvate dioxygenase, whose translation is MNGNPLGMRGLAFVEYASAAPEKLGALFADMGFVRIGRHRSLAVDHYRQNGIHFFVNHEPGTHAAAFTAAHGPCVCSLGLLFEDAQAAFDEAVRRGAKPFQGKGTFDVPAIHGIGDAVLYFVEASGPRSFQAHFESDWNADVRGVGFLAIDHLTNNVHRGTLGEWQRFYQEIFGFTEVRHFDIRGEETGLFSYALRSPDGSFCIPINEGKEEKSQIDEYLREYKGPGVQHIALTTEDILGTLDRIGGKVVTLDIDDEYYATVFDRVHGVTEDPERIRQHQVLVDGDDAGYLLQIFSQNVIGPIFFEFIQRRNHQAFGEGNFGALFRSIERDQKRRGVL
- a CDS encoding DUF2007 domain-containing protein, with the translated sequence MEQTIRWATLVRFPTVLEAEMARGALEAHEIPVQLLDTQLVGAAGDYLSGAVGGVRLQVPAGEEARALEILSNLGAPEGWEDEIEGLEEDAWEREERWLDREVLEDLRDEATLATDAIARRALVAALAGCFLPFVLHLYSAALLVRFARARLPASSKGRRQAAVAAALDLLFLGPVLFLVLRRIGG